A single Anatilimnocola floriformis DNA region contains:
- the dapB gene encoding 4-hydroxy-tetrahydrodipicolinate reductase translates to MVTLLAIHGAAGRMGKRLVALGSVDPELKIVAAVDYEKNPDIGKDAGLIAGVSELGVLLTPTLRGDVQAVIDFSVPHAAEGILDQCLSRKVPLVMATTGLSNEVKARLNAASNEIPIVWSPSMSTTVNLAMKLVAMAGGVLKNMSSGVDVEIIERHHRMKEDSPSGTALKFGEIVAATMGQTEHVHGREGMVGKRPQTEIGYHAVRVGDNPGEHTIIFGLLGETLEINVKASNRDCYALGALAAAKFAAKQKPGLYSMYDVLGL, encoded by the coding sequence ATGGTCACTCTCCTCGCCATCCACGGCGCCGCCGGACGCATGGGCAAACGATTGGTCGCGCTCGGCAGCGTCGATCCGGAATTGAAAATCGTGGCTGCCGTCGATTACGAAAAGAATCCCGACATCGGCAAGGATGCGGGGCTGATCGCGGGCGTAAGCGAGCTCGGCGTGCTGCTCACACCGACGCTGCGTGGTGATGTGCAGGCCGTCATCGATTTCTCGGTGCCGCACGCGGCCGAAGGCATTCTCGATCAATGCCTCAGCCGCAAAGTGCCGCTGGTGATGGCCACGACGGGACTGTCGAACGAAGTGAAGGCCCGGCTCAACGCCGCTTCGAATGAAATTCCGATTGTCTGGTCGCCGAGCATGAGCACCACGGTCAACCTGGCCATGAAGCTGGTCGCCATGGCCGGCGGCGTGTTGAAAAACATGAGCAGCGGCGTCGACGTCGAAATCATCGAGCGGCACCACCGCATGAAGGAAGATTCGCCCAGCGGCACGGCCCTCAAGTTCGGCGAAATTGTTGCCGCGACGATGGGGCAGACCGAACATGTCCACGGCCGCGAAGGAATGGTCGGCAAACGCCCGCAAACCGAAATCGGTTACCACGCCGTCCGCGTCGGCGACAACCCAGGCGAACACACCATCATCTTCGGCCTGCTCGGCGAAACGCTCGAGATCAACGTGAAGGCCTCGAACCGCGATTGCTACGCCCTCGGCGCGCTCGCCGCCGCGAAGTTCGCTGCCAAGCAAAAGCCGGGCCTCTACAGCATGTATGACGTGCTCGGGCTGTGA
- a CDS encoding cysteine desulfurase family protein yields MRQLYLDYNSTTPIAPSVQEALLPFLAEHYGDPSQPHASGRACREACEDARGQLAHILGADADEIVFTSGGTESNNLALLGALLKQKPAVGGHLIISAVEHASVAEPARWLERMGYDLTIVGVTGQGVVQPSAIQAAIRSDTVLVSVMHANHETGVIQPLRQIGDICHERNVLLHTDASQTVGKIRTYVDELDVDLLTVSGHKFYAPKGIGGLFIRRGVILEPLIRGNGQESGMRAGTENTIGIVGLGRAAILAARALDESPDRLESLRDQLCSQLRAAVGDELLLHGELAPRLPNTLSVCFPDVNAVELLNRIPELCAHASGGSHTALEASSPTLAAMGVDAQHARQTIRLSLGWYTAEDDIGRAANLLLGAWEALR; encoded by the coding sequence ATGCGGCAGCTTTATCTCGATTACAACTCCACCACGCCCATTGCTCCCAGCGTGCAAGAAGCCTTGCTCCCCTTTCTCGCGGAGCACTACGGCGATCCTTCTCAACCGCACGCCAGTGGCCGTGCCTGCCGCGAAGCCTGCGAAGATGCCCGCGGTCAACTCGCGCACATTCTCGGCGCCGATGCCGACGAAATCGTCTTTACCAGCGGTGGCACCGAGAGCAACAACCTGGCCCTGCTCGGCGCCCTGCTGAAGCAAAAGCCAGCGGTCGGCGGCCATCTCATCATCAGCGCGGTCGAACATGCGAGCGTCGCCGAGCCCGCCCGTTGGCTCGAGCGAATGGGCTACGACCTGACGATCGTTGGCGTAACCGGTCAGGGTGTCGTCCAGCCGTCGGCCATTCAAGCGGCGATTCGCAGCGACACCGTGCTCGTCAGCGTCATGCACGCCAATCATGAAACGGGCGTCATTCAACCGCTGCGTCAGATCGGCGATATCTGCCACGAACGCAACGTGCTGCTGCATACCGATGCTTCGCAAACGGTCGGCAAGATTCGCACCTACGTCGATGAGCTCGATGTCGACTTGCTCACCGTCTCAGGCCACAAGTTTTATGCGCCGAAAGGTATCGGCGGCCTCTTCATTCGCCGCGGCGTCATCCTGGAACCACTCATCCGCGGCAACGGCCAGGAAAGTGGCATGCGGGCCGGCACGGAAAACACCATCGGCATTGTGGGCCTCGGCCGGGCCGCGATTCTCGCCGCGCGAGCCCTCGATGAATCTCCCGATCGACTCGAATCGCTCCGCGATCAACTCTGCAGCCAACTGCGCGCCGCCGTCGGCGACGAGCTCCTCTTGCACGGCGAACTCGCGCCGCGCCTGCCCAACACGCTCAGCGTTTGCTTTCCCGACGTAAACGCAGTCGAACTCCTCAACCGCATTCCCGAACTCTGCGCGCATGCCTCGGGCGGTTCGCACACCGCCCTCGAAGCCTCTTCCCCCACGCTCGCAGCCATGGGAGTCGATGCCCAGCACGCCCGGCAAACCATCCGCCTCAGCCTCGGTTGGTACACGGCCGAAGACGACATCGGCCGCGCTGCCAATCTCTTGCTCGGCGCCTGGGAAGCCTTGCGATAA
- the thrC gene encoding threonine synthase — translation MPLSDFAYQRCLSQQCGYTCGPEDARTACPKCGDLLDVVYDWNKSKPPSSLKYFEEMWSRRNEPLRFSGIYRFWELLPFAKPETCVTVGEGQTLLQQTDLVGTYVGMKPGRLYLQYEGMNPSGSFKDNGMSAAFTHARAIGAKRAACASTGNTSASLAMYCAATKLMKAVIFIGSGKISYGKLSQALDYGALTVQIAGDFDDAMARVQEVSRDLGIYLVNSVNPFRLEGQKSIMFRVLEALRWEVPDWIVVPGGNLGNSSAFGKAFLELKELGLIDRMPRLAVINAAGADTLFELFEHRGLRWNGGRANMNIADHYYQELDQLGRKASTIASAIEINRPVNLRKCLRALEAMDGVVRQVSDQEMLDAKAKVGAGGFGCEPASAASVAGARLLRDQGIISADDRVVCILTGHQLKDPTATVAYHTTDQEQFNKVLGSRGVRRASFANRAVAVPNDLGEIIKAIQLYS, via the coding sequence GTGCCTCTCAGCGATTTTGCCTATCAACGATGCTTGAGCCAGCAGTGTGGCTACACCTGCGGCCCCGAGGATGCGCGCACCGCGTGCCCTAAGTGCGGCGACCTGCTCGATGTCGTTTACGACTGGAACAAGTCCAAGCCGCCGTCGTCGCTCAAGTACTTTGAAGAGATGTGGTCCCGCCGCAACGAGCCGTTACGGTTCAGCGGCATCTACCGCTTTTGGGAACTACTACCGTTCGCCAAGCCCGAGACTTGCGTCACGGTCGGCGAAGGCCAAACGCTGCTGCAGCAAACCGATCTCGTCGGCACCTACGTCGGCATGAAACCGGGCCGCTTGTATTTGCAGTACGAAGGGATGAACCCTTCGGGCAGCTTTAAAGACAACGGCATGAGCGCGGCGTTCACACACGCCCGCGCGATCGGCGCCAAGCGCGCTGCCTGCGCCTCGACAGGTAACACCAGCGCTTCGCTCGCCATGTATTGTGCGGCTACGAAGCTGATGAAAGCCGTCATCTTCATCGGTAGCGGCAAGATTTCGTACGGGAAGCTTTCGCAGGCGCTCGACTACGGCGCGCTGACGGTACAAATCGCCGGCGACTTCGACGACGCGATGGCCCGCGTGCAGGAAGTCTCGCGCGACCTGGGGATCTACCTGGTCAACAGCGTGAACCCCTTCCGCCTCGAGGGGCAGAAATCGATCATGTTCCGCGTGCTCGAAGCTCTGCGCTGGGAAGTACCCGATTGGATCGTCGTTCCCGGCGGGAACCTCGGCAACAGCAGTGCCTTCGGCAAAGCCTTTCTGGAACTCAAAGAGCTCGGCTTGATCGATCGCATGCCGCGTCTCGCGGTCATCAATGCTGCCGGCGCCGATACGTTGTTCGAATTGTTCGAGCATCGCGGCCTGCGCTGGAACGGCGGTCGGGCCAACATGAATATCGCCGATCACTACTATCAGGAGCTCGATCAGTTGGGCCGCAAGGCTTCGACGATCGCCAGCGCCATCGAAATCAATCGGCCGGTGAATCTCCGCAAATGCCTCCGCGCTCTGGAAGCAATGGACGGCGTGGTTCGGCAGGTGAGCGATCAAGAAATGCTCGACGCCAAAGCCAAGGTCGGCGCCGGCGGATTCGGCTGCGAACCAGCCAGCGCGGCAAGCGTCGCTGGTGCCCGGCTGTTGCGCGACCAAGGCATCATCAGTGCCGACGATCGCGTCGTTTGCATTCTCACGGGCCATCAGCTGAAGGACCCGACGGCGACGGTTGCCTATCACACGACCGATCAAGAACAGTTCAACAAAGTCCTCGGCAGCCGCGGCGTCCGCCGCGCCTCCTTCGCCAACCGTGCGGTCGCCGTACCGAACGATCTGGGCGAGATCATCAAAGCCATTCAACTTTATAGTTAA
- a CDS encoding triphosphoribosyl-dephospho-CoA synthase has translation MSNSSFLSQNSKLKTQDLSPGQAATLACLLEVTAPKVGNVHRGADFEKLTFTDFVASAVAIGPAMEHAATTGVGRAVLSAIQATRQLVSTNTNLGMVLLIAPLAAVPRGESLQVGIANVLNSLTADDSALVYEAIRLAQPGGMGEAKEMDIAAAAPPSLLAAMKAAEERDLVARQYSTNFAIVLSEILPNLLAGQQKGWSLTDNIIREHVRLISVYSDSLIARKCGSETATQASAYAAQVLAAGDIDDENYHAALSDFDFWLRADGQQRNPGTTADLIAAALFAGLRDGLLSPPYR, from the coding sequence ATGAGCAACTCTTCCTTCTTGTCTCAGAACTCAAAACTCAAAACTCAGGACTTATCCCCAGGCCAAGCCGCCACGCTCGCCTGTCTCCTCGAAGTCACCGCGCCAAAAGTCGGCAACGTTCATCGCGGTGCTGACTTCGAGAAACTGACCTTCACCGATTTCGTGGCAAGCGCCGTGGCGATCGGTCCGGCGATGGAGCACGCCGCCACGACGGGCGTCGGCCGCGCGGTTCTCTCGGCCATTCAAGCGACACGTCAGCTCGTCAGCACAAACACCAACCTCGGCATGGTGCTGCTCATCGCGCCGCTCGCGGCAGTGCCACGCGGTGAATCGCTGCAAGTTGGCATTGCGAACGTTTTGAACAGCCTGACCGCAGATGACAGCGCGCTAGTCTACGAAGCCATCCGTCTCGCCCAACCCGGCGGCATGGGTGAGGCGAAAGAGATGGACATCGCTGCCGCCGCGCCGCCGTCGCTGCTCGCGGCGATGAAAGCAGCCGAGGAGCGCGATCTAGTCGCACGGCAATACTCAACGAACTTTGCAATCGTCCTCAGCGAGATCCTGCCGAATCTGCTCGCCGGCCAACAGAAAGGTTGGTCGCTAACAGACAACATCATCCGCGAGCACGTGCGACTGATCAGCGTTTATTCCGATAGCCTGATCGCCCGTAAGTGCGGCAGCGAAACGGCGACGCAAGCGAGCGCATACGCCGCACAAGTCCTCGCGGCTGGCGACATCGACGACGAAAACTATCACGCGGCCCTGAGCGATTTCGACTTCTGGTTGCGTGCCGATGGTCAGCAGAGGAATCCAGGGACAACGGCAGATTTGATCGCAGCAGCGTTGTTTGCCGGCCTGCGCGATGGTCTGCTATCACCACCCTATCGGTAG
- a CDS encoding helix-turn-helix domain-containing protein: MSTAEWSVVRYDGSEPTRTGNAPGQPLHRIQEVRLQQGMSLRTASRHLGLDVRTIRAQEQSTSDLRLSDLYRWQAALEVPVQELLVENDEPLSRPVMERARMVRLMKTAAALLEDAPNINARRMAENLIEQLLEIMPELKEVGPWHSVGQRRTLDEVGRIASNPISVECGDYGDDD, encoded by the coding sequence ATGTCGACTGCGGAGTGGAGCGTGGTTCGTTACGACGGATCAGAACCGACGCGTACAGGAAACGCGCCAGGACAGCCCCTGCATCGCATTCAAGAAGTCAGGCTTCAGCAAGGGATGTCGCTGCGCACCGCGTCGCGGCATCTGGGGCTCGATGTGCGCACCATTCGTGCGCAAGAGCAATCGACCAGCGACCTGCGGCTGAGCGATCTCTATCGCTGGCAAGCCGCGCTGGAAGTGCCAGTGCAAGAGCTGCTCGTCGAGAACGACGAACCGCTCTCGCGCCCCGTGATGGAACGGGCCCGCATGGTCCGCCTGATGAAAACCGCGGCTGCGTTGCTCGAAGACGCGCCGAATATCAATGCCCGCCGAATGGCAGAAAATCTGATCGAGCAGCTGCTCGAAATCATGCCCGAGCTCAAGGAAGTGGGACCTTGGCACAGTGTGGGACAGCGCCGCACGCTCGACGAAGTCGGCCGGATCGCTTCAAATCCGATTTCGGTCGAATGTGGCGACTACGGCGACGATGATTAA
- a CDS encoding HEAT repeat domain-containing protein, protein MAKFNRSLLMLVGFGLLCATATSAFGQAAGPLLKLLQSGRLPKERQPQVVEMVINRGGPDDLAYIFEQAIKDDGFPPAIRRQALAQLADAAKVRKVQPSGDLSAIKKLLAADAAKDPALVASAIELAGLWKVPDVGPQFQQLAANPKTPAEVRTAAIKSLVAIGDPASKKVIRELATTGDDLQLKLLATAELTAIDMPAAAEAAGKILPALTSKDDPGPLLDAFLTRKEGADKLAAALAKAKISEEAAKINLRYMYSVGRSDAALSEVLSKAANIALDAPPPTQEEALKIAAEVMAKGNIERGEKIFRRKDLSCIKCHSIAQAGGQVGPELTALGSISPADYIVNSILNPKLAIKEQYVTRVMLTADGGVVTGIVIDRDDTRVRVRDASGKVLTIPTADIEDEAEGKSLMPQGLTKFLTHDEFIDLARFVSELGKAGPYAVRTIPTMQKWQVLKSPAPELLTEVPNVEIFREKVLDLPASAWVTAYAMARGDFPLAELAADNAKPQPQYLQGQLNVVDAGEVEIAFTAPAGSVWWLDAEPFEGTDKVTRELTAGLHRVTIRVPSPAGEVRLEVRKPSGSAANYTVVGGQ, encoded by the coding sequence ATGGCTAAGTTCAATCGATCGTTGTTGATGCTCGTCGGCTTCGGTTTGCTGTGCGCTACGGCGACCAGCGCGTTCGGCCAAGCCGCCGGTCCGCTATTGAAGTTGCTGCAAAGTGGTCGCCTGCCGAAGGAACGGCAGCCGCAGGTGGTCGAGATGGTGATCAACCGCGGTGGGCCGGATGACCTGGCGTATATCTTTGAACAAGCCATCAAGGACGACGGCTTTCCTCCAGCTATCCGTCGGCAAGCGCTCGCTCAGCTGGCTGACGCAGCCAAAGTTCGCAAGGTGCAGCCGAGCGGCGATCTCAGTGCCATCAAAAAACTGCTGGCAGCCGACGCGGCAAAAGATCCGGCGCTGGTCGCCAGCGCGATCGAGCTCGCCGGTTTGTGGAAAGTGCCCGACGTCGGGCCGCAGTTTCAGCAATTGGCTGCCAATCCAAAAACGCCGGCCGAAGTTCGCACCGCGGCCATCAAAAGCCTGGTGGCGATCGGCGATCCTGCCAGTAAGAAGGTCATTCGTGAACTAGCGACGACCGGCGACGATCTGCAATTGAAGTTGCTCGCCACGGCTGAACTCACCGCCATCGATATGCCAGCCGCTGCCGAGGCGGCGGGAAAGATCCTGCCGGCGCTCACTTCCAAAGATGATCCCGGCCCGCTGCTGGATGCGTTTCTCACTCGCAAGGAAGGCGCCGATAAGCTGGCTGCCGCGCTGGCCAAAGCGAAGATTTCCGAAGAAGCCGCCAAGATCAATCTGCGCTACATGTATAGCGTCGGCCGCAGCGATGCCGCGCTGAGCGAAGTCCTGAGCAAAGCCGCGAACATCGCCCTCGATGCTCCTCCGCCCACTCAGGAAGAAGCCCTCAAGATTGCCGCCGAAGTGATGGCCAAGGGAAACATCGAGCGCGGCGAGAAGATTTTCCGTCGCAAGGACCTCAGCTGCATCAAATGCCACAGCATCGCCCAAGCCGGCGGCCAGGTCGGACCGGAACTTACCGCGCTCGGCTCGATCTCGCCCGCTGATTACATCGTCAATTCGATTCTCAATCCAAAACTCGCCATCAAGGAACAATACGTCACTCGTGTCATGCTCACTGCCGATGGCGGTGTGGTGACGGGCATTGTTATCGATCGCGACGACACCCGCGTCCGCGTCCGCGACGCCAGCGGCAAGGTCCTCACCATTCCCACGGCAGACATCGAAGACGAAGCCGAAGGCAAATCACTCATGCCGCAAGGGCTGACCAAGTTTCTCACGCATGACGAGTTCATCGATCTCGCGAGGTTCGTCAGCGAGCTCGGCAAGGCCGGTCCGTACGCAGTTCGCACCATTCCTACGATGCAGAAGTGGCAGGTGCTGAAATCCCCCGCGCCGGAGTTGCTCACCGAAGTGCCGAACGTGGAAATTTTCCGCGAGAAAGTTCTCGACCTGCCAGCCAGCGCTTGGGTCACCGCCTACGCCATGGCTCGTGGCGATTTTCCGCTCGCCGAACTCGCCGCGGACAACGCCAAACCGCAGCCGCAATACCTGCAGGGGCAGCTCAACGTGGTCGATGCCGGCGAAGTCGAAATTGCCTTCACCGCGCCGGCAGGTTCGGTGTGGTGGCTCGATGCGGAACCGTTCGAAGGGACCGACAAAGTAACTCGAGAGCTAACCGCAGGTCTGCACCGGGTGACGATTCGGGTACCATCGCCTGCTGGTGAAGTGCGTCTGGAAGTTCGCAAGCCGAGCGGCTCTGCGGCGAACTACACCGTAGTCGGTGGCCAATAG
- a CDS encoding serine O-acetyltransferase, with product MASDFRLKEQLPNLTNRIVASYKCEGAIHHLGHCPLPNYDEIIGCLADIKDILYPGYRRREGLHIGNVTYHVGDLIDGLHDKLTRQIARALRHDARVNGGEACESDTDYEAKGQAMAIAFLERIPGLRDILCTDAQAAYDGDPACRSIDEVIFCYPGLEAITVHRIAHEMRKLGVPFIPRMMSEYSHKQTGIDIHPGATIGHHFFIDHGTGVVIGETCDIGNHVKLYQGVTLGALSFATDGDGNLVRGHKRHPTLEDRVVIYANATVLGGRTVIGHDSVIGSSVWLPHSLEPYSTVVMEKPKLRIRAEVPDELKPELNYQI from the coding sequence ATGGCTTCTGATTTTCGGCTGAAGGAACAGCTTCCCAATCTGACCAACCGGATTGTGGCGAGTTACAAGTGCGAGGGGGCGATCCACCACCTGGGCCATTGCCCGCTGCCGAACTACGACGAAATCATCGGCTGCCTGGCCGACATCAAGGATATTCTCTACCCCGGTTATCGCCGGCGCGAAGGGCTGCACATCGGCAACGTGACGTATCACGTGGGCGACTTGATCGATGGCTTGCATGACAAGCTCACGCGGCAAATTGCTCGCGCCCTGCGGCACGACGCCCGCGTCAACGGCGGCGAGGCCTGCGAATCGGACACCGATTACGAAGCCAAAGGCCAGGCCATGGCGATTGCGTTTCTCGAACGCATTCCGGGCTTGCGCGACATTCTCTGCACCGACGCCCAAGCGGCCTACGACGGCGACCCCGCCTGCCGCAGCATCGATGAAGTCATCTTCTGCTATCCGGGTTTGGAAGCGATCACGGTCCATCGCATCGCCCACGAGATGCGCAAGCTCGGCGTGCCGTTCATTCCGCGCATGATGAGCGAATACTCGCACAAGCAAACCGGCATCGACATTCACCCGGGCGCCACGATCGGTCATCACTTCTTTATCGATCACGGCACGGGCGTGGTGATTGGCGAAACGTGCGATATCGGCAACCACGTCAAGCTCTATCAGGGCGTGACGCTGGGTGCGTTGAGCTTTGCCACCGACGGCGATGGCAACCTGGTTCGCGGTCACAAGCGCCATCCCACGCTCGAAGATCGCGTGGTGATCTATGCCAATGCGACGGTCCTCGGCGGCCGCACGGTGATCGGCCACGACAGCGTGATTGGTTCGAGCGTGTGGTTGCCGCACAGCCTCGAGCCGTATTCAACGGTTGTGATGGAAAAGCCGAAGCTGCGGATCCGCGCGGAAGTGCCGGATGAACTGAAGCCGGAACTGAACTATCAGATCTAA